In Oryza sativa Japonica Group chromosome 2, ASM3414082v1, the following are encoded in one genomic region:
- the LOC136355246 gene encoding uncharacterized protein, which produces MRFKEGETPEEFAMRLTAVVADIRDMGGVMEDEHINKKLLRVVPKKYKPVAISLEQLLDVKTMALEELVGRLSTVDSYSDDEEEEGGSKLYLMEEQWQCRKPRRQRRVEANMVQTEEEPTLLMAHVTGLSLTGEAAFGRTPRVQEVHLTERKVVLDDDDVHEVENTGEWFLVTRATNHMTGARSAFAELDTGVVGTVKFGDGSLRKNIVSVGRLDARGYDAHIWGGVFTLRDPEGLLLAKGNMVRELPAIDHVDQLCDGCLAGKQRRLPFPEEAKFRAQEALELVHGDLCGPITPATPGGRKYFLLLVDDMSRYMWIRLLSGKHEAAAAIKQFQAGVELESGRKLRALRTGCRGGILHTAECDLPSGHKAIGLKWVFKVKKDPAGAVVKHKARLVAKGYVQQQGIDFEEVFAPVARMETVRLLIALAANKGWQIHHMDVKSAFLNGDLEEEVYVVQPPGFSKKGSEGRVLRLKKALYGLKQAPWA; this is translated from the exons ATGCGATTCAAGGAGGGAGAGACGCCGGAGGAGTTTGCGATGCGGCTCACTGCCGTCGTCGCGGACATTCGCGACATGGGTGGAGTCATGGAGGATGAACACATCAACAAGAAGCTGTTGCGTGTTGTCCCGAAGAAGTACAAGCCGGTGGCGATTTCCCTCGAGCAGCTTCTCGACGTGAAAACGATGGCTCTTGAGGAGCTCGTCGGGCGGCTGTCGACGGTCGACAGCTACAGCgatgacgaagaagaagaaggaggaagCAAGTTGTATCTCATGGAGGAACAATG GCAATGTCGAAAACCGCGACGTCAGCGCCGCGTCGAGGCAAACATGGTGCAGACAGAGGAGGAGCCGACTCTGCTCATGGCACATGTGACCGGGCTGTCGCTCACTGGCGAAGCGGCATTTGGTCGAACACCTAGGGTGCAAGAAGTGCACCTCACTGAAAGGAAGGTGGTCCTGGATGACGATGACGTGCATGAAGTGGAGAACACAGGAGAATGGTTCCTGGTTACCAGGGCCACGAATCACATGACGGGGGCGCGCTCAGCCTTCGCCGAGCTCGACACTGGAGTCGTCGGCACTGTCAAATTCGGCGATGGCTCG CTGCGCAAGAACATCGTGAGCGTCGGGCGACTCGACGCGCGCGGCTACGATGCACACATCTGGGGCGGTGTATTCACGCTCCGTGATCCCGAAGGCTTGCTGCTCGCCAAG GGGAACATGGTTCGCGAGCTTCCGGCCATTGATCACGTTGATCAATTGTGCGACGGCTGTCTCGCGGGCAAACAACGGCGACTCCCGTTCCCGGAGGAGGCCAAGTTCAGAGCACAGGAGGCGCTCGAACTGGTGCATGGCGACTTGTGCGGGCCAATCACGCCTGCGACACCGGGTGGTAGGAAGTACTTCCTGCTTCTCGTGGACGACATGAGCCGGTACATGTGGATTCGGCTCCTGTCCGGCAAGCATGAAGCAGCGGCGGCAATCAAACAGTTCCAAGCCGGCGTCGAGTTGGAGTCCGGGCGAAAGCTGCGGGCTCTGAGGACGGGTTGCAGGGGTGGAATTCTGCACACCGCCGAGTGTG ATCTCCCATCTGGGCACAAGGCAATTGGTTTGAAGTGGGTGTTCAAGGTGAAGAAGGATCCAGCAGGTGCAGTGGTGAAACACAAGGCCAGATTAGTGGCAAAGGGATATGTTCAGCAGCAAGGGATTGACTTTGAGGAAGTTTTTGCCCCTGTGGCAAGGATGGAGACTGTGAGATTGTTGATTGCTTTGGCTGCGAATAAAGGTTGGCAGATTCATCATATGGATGTAAAGTCTGCTTTCTTGAATGGTGACCTAGAGGAAGAAGTCTATGTTGTGCAACCTCCTGGGTTCAGTAAAAAAGGAAGTGAAGGCAGAGTGTTAAGACTGAAGAAAGCGTTGTATGGCCTGAAGCAGGCTCCTTGGGCCTAG
- the LOC4329346 gene encoding monooxygenase 1 has translation MEMEEVVEDAAHGIVIVGGGICGLATALALHRKGISSLVLERSEALRADGVAIGIHANGWRALEHLGVAAVLREATNAITAYRSVWQLQNKTTLLPARKELRCLTRKDLVETLAKNLPAGTIRFGCRVAAVDEDSGSRCPVLTTEDGHTIKAKVLIGCDGANSVVAKYLGLGNPSELPRLAILGLASYPDGHPFGTEFLTIAGDDLAVGRLPINDHLVHFFLSRRRHSTDMARDASAAREYVLEKLQECPADVVDMVRRCDHASSLWTTTKVWYRPPWQVALAAFFQLRRRAAVTVAGDAMHVMGPFIGQGGSSALEDAVVLARSLSSSRATVEGGADDLAGDRGRRHDQPQVDGEMGAAIGRYVRERRARVIRLSLESFTVGTLLRTKSAVVRLVCAVVMALLGTRSRRHADYDCGSL, from the exons atggagatggaggaggtggtggaggacgcCGCCCATGGCAtcgtcatcgtcggcggcggcatctgCGGCCTCGCCACCGCTCTCGCCCTTCACCG GAAGGGGATAAGCAGCCTCGTGCTGGAGAGGTCCGAGGCGCTGCGAGCAGACGGCGTGGCCATCGGCATCCACGCCAACGGATGGCGAGCTCTGGAGCATCTTGGCGTCGCGGCGGTGCTCAGGGAGGCCACCAACGCCATCACCGC GTATCGCAGCGTGTGGCAGCTGCAGAACAAGACCACCCTGCTGCCTGCCAG GAAGGAGCTTCGGTGCTTGACAAGAAAGGATTTGGTGGAGACGCTGGCCAAGAACCTGCCTGCAGGGACGATCCGCTTCGGCTGTCGCGTCGCGGCCGTCGACGAAGACTCCGGCAGCCGCTGCCCGGTTCTTACCACGGAGGATGGACACACCATCAAGGCCAAG GTGCTGATTGGCTGCGACGGCGCCAATTCGGTGGTGGCTAAATACTTGGGATTAGGGAATCCGTCGGAGCTTCCTCGTTTGGCCATTCTTGGCCTCGCCAGCTACCCGGACGGCCATCCATTTGGAACAGAGTTCCTGACCATTGCCGGCGATGATCTCGCCGTCGGACGGCTGCCCATCAACGACCATCTCGTCCATTTCTTCCTCAGCAGGCGCAGGCATTCCACAG ACATGGCACGAGACGCGAGCGCCGCGAGGGAGTACGTGCTGGAGAAGCTGCAGGAGTgccccgccgacgtcgtcgacaTGGTGCGGCGGTGCGACCATGCGTCATCGCTGTGGACCACGACGAAGGTGTGGTACAGGCCCCCCTGGCAGGTGGCGCTCGCCGCCTTCTTCCAGCtgaggcggcgcgccgccgtgacggtcgccggcgacgcgatgCACGTCATGGGCCCGTTCATCGGCCAGGGCGGCTCCTCCGCGCTGGAGgacgccgtcgtgctcgcccGCTCGCTATCGTCGTCGCGTGCCACCGTAGAAGGTGGCGCCGACGACTTGGCCGGTGACCGTGGTCGCCGGCACGATCAGCCGCAGGTCGACGGCGAGATGGGCGCGGCGATAGGGAGGTACgtgagggagaggagggcgagggtGATAAGGCTGTCGCTGGAGTCCTTCACCGTTGGGACTTTGCTAAGAACGAAGTCGGCCGTGGTAAGGCTTGTGTGCGCGGTCGTCATGGCTCTTCTAGGCACCAGGTCACGCAGGCATGCAGACTATGACTGCGGCTCTCTGTAA
- the LOC4329347 gene encoding probable protein phosphatase 2C 14, with amino-acid sequence MVEAAAGRRSGANRRRPSGGGERRRQQQQHQRLVAVAVAARVVMVAPAATPAPAAGGGGGCVEDILGCLLGVLRALGVTWAAAARPQRQQPRLAAQTPRGPAPGADGRRAAAELRGIPGRIAGNGACAVASLYTLQGKKGVNQDAMIVWENFCSREDTIFCGVFDGHGPNGHLVAKRVRDLLPIKLGADLGTDEGRQTSTSSIKSNGDETGSPGNMGRDAEQNGEYPEIFTALRTSFLRAFNVMDRDLKLHKSIDCFFSGTTAVAVLKQGRNLIIGNLGDSRAILGTRDKDNQLMAVQLTVDLKPNIPSEAQRIRQRRGRIFALPEEPEVARVWLPKYNSPGLAMARAFGDFCLKDYGLISMPEVSYHRITEKDEFVVLATDGVWDVLSNTEVVSIVNRATSRASAARLLVESAHRAWRARFPTSKIDDCAVVCLFLDTDELSETSSSMARDMTNAVEVSSGQHSNTIQLSTGVSSDVVTAVLTDGDDLSAVDAVAKLVTLTDLPNNASGATQSITTK; translated from the exons ATGGTGGAGGCCGCCGCGGGGCGCCGGTCGGGGGCCAACCGTCGGCGGCCTAGCGGcgggggcgagcggcggcggcagcagcagcagcaccagcgcCTCGTCGCGGTCGCGGTGGCCGCGCGCGTCGTCATGGTGGCGCCCgcggccacgcccgcgcccgcggcggGGGGTGGCGGGGGCTGCGTCGAGGACATCCTCGGGTGCCTCCTCGGCGTGCTGCGCGCGCTCGGCGTcacgtgggcggcggcggcgaggccgcagAGGCAGCAGCCGCGCCTGGCGGCGCAGACGCCGCGAGGGCCCGCGCCTGGGGCGGatgggcgccgcgccgccgccgagctgagGGGGATCCCCGGCCGGATCGCGGGGAACGGGGCCTGCGCCGTCGCGTCGCTCTACACGCTGCAGGGGAAGAAAGGCGTCAACCAAGACGCCATGATCGTCTGGGAG AATTTCTGTTCAAGAGAGGATACCATTTTTTGTGGTGTTTTTGATGGCCATGGACCAAACGGCCATTTGGTTGCTAAGAGGGTGAGAGATCTTCTGCCCATTAAGCTTGGTGCGGATTTGGGGACGGATGAAGGACGACAGACATCCACTAGCAGCATCAAAAGCAATGGAGATGAAACAGGATCCCCTGGAAACATGGGCAGAGATGCTGAGCAGAACGGAGAGTACCCAGAGATCTTCACAGCATTGAGAACTTCATTTTTGAGGGCGTTCAATGTCATGGATAGAGATCTCAAGTTACATAAAAGTATAGATTGTTTTTTCAGTGGAACAACAGCAGTGGCAGTGCTCAAGCAG GGACGGAATCTTATAATTGGTAACCTCGGGGACTCGCGGGCCATCTTAGGCACAAGAGATAAAGATAATCAGCTTATGGCTGTCCAATTGACAGTTGATCTCAAACCTAACATTCCAA GTGAAGCACAGCGAATCAGGCAACGCAGGGGCAGGATATTTGCACTTCCTGAGGAGCCAGAGGTTGCTCGTGTTTGGCTTCCGAAGTACAACTCCCCTGGACTGGCCATGGCTAGGGCATTTGGAGACTTCTGTCTCAAGGATTATGGTCTAATCTCTATGCCTGAAGTCTCGTACCACCGTATCACAGAAAAGGATGAGTTTGTTGTATTGGCTACTGATGGG GTTTGGGATGTGCTGTCAAACACTGAAGTTGTTAGTATTGTCAACAGAGCTACTTCTCGGGCCTCTGCAGCACGATTGCTAGTCGAATCAGCTCACCGTGCCTGGCGTGCACGTTTCCCCACTTCTAAAATTGATGATTGTGCTGTGGTCTGCCTATTCCTGGATACAGACGAATTAAGTGAAACATCCAGTTCTATGGCCCGCGATATGACAAATGCTGTAGAAGTTAGCAGTGGGCAGCACTCCAATACTATCCAATTGAGCACTGGAGTATCTTCAGATGTTGTTACTGCAGTTCTAACAGATGGTGATGATCTGTCTGCTGTTGATGCAGTTGCAAAGCTGGTTACTCTCACGGATTTGCCGAACAATGCTTCAGGCGCAACGCAAAGCATCACCACCAAGTGA